From a single Salmo salar chromosome ssa22, Ssal_v3.1, whole genome shotgun sequence genomic region:
- the tmem183a gene encoding transmembrane protein 183A, protein MPKKGNRKRLKFWPGDICSESVTVADFANADPAVVKSGRVKKAVANAVEKEVKLLCGLEASQGSLQEVLSSVSSLTGDALESSDDLDPGEDGVNEPKEARKKKNKRRKECSECSDGEDYTVDIWLVLASYIRPEDVCTFALICRNAWTVTCTAAFWTRLYKRHYSLDAYLPFRLQPDSIARKRCLRARVIRSLFHLYEPFSSRVSLSPALPESPPTTLLNSKCLLFWVNKVVGTRPEPMWEFNFKFVKPAMRCKAGSATRGLLLPRQYEEVHANPDSDCYLLQVTTLNFIFTSIVMGMTLSLFNINVNADMRHHRVCLVFQDSPLQQGRRKGEQGGTQVVLDPVHSMRLMDWWHPQYPSSPYT, encoded by the exons ATGCCCAAGAAAGGGAACCGAAAACGGCTGAAATTTTGGCCCGGGGACATCTGCTCCGAGTCAG TGACTGTCGCTGATTTTGCCAATGCTGACCCAGCCGTTGTGAAGTCAGGGAGGGTGAAAAAGGCTGTTGCCAATGCAGTTGAAAAAGAAG TGAAGTTGTTGTGTGGACTGGAGGCGTCGCAGGGTTCCCTACAGGAGGTGTTGTCGTCAGTGTCCAGCCTCACCGGAGACGCCCTTGAGAGTAGCGACGACCTCGACCCCGGGGAGGATGGAGTGAACGAGCCTAAAGAGGCACGCAAGAAGAAAAACAAGAGAAGGAAAG AGTGTAGTGAGTGCAGTGATGGGGAGGACTACACAGTGGATATCTGGCTGGTGCTGGCTTCTTATATCCGCCCAGAGGATGTGTGTACGTTTGCTCTGATTTGCAGAAACGCCTGGACCGTCACCTGCACTGCTGCCTTCTGGACCAGACTTTACAAAAG acactacagtctggATGCTTACCTGCCATTCCGTCTGCAGCCAGACTCCATAGCAAGGAAGCGTTGTCTACGGGCTCGTGTGATTCGCTCCCTCTTCCATCTGTATGAGCCATTCAGCTCACGTGTCTCCCTAAGCCCCGCCCTCCCCGAGTCCCCGCCCACCACGCTACTTAACTCCAAG TGTCTGTTGTTCTGGGTCAATAAGGTTGTGGGTACTCGACCTGAGCCCATGTGGGAGTTCAACTTCAAGTTTGTGAAGCCG GCGATGAGGTGTAAGGCTGGCAGTGCCACCCGGGGTCTGCTGCTGCCCCGTCAGTATGAGGAGGTCCATGCCAACCCAGACTCAGACTGCTACCTGCTGCAGGTCACCACCCTCAACTTCATCTTCACCTCAATTGTCATGGGGATGACCCTTTCCCTG TTTAACATCAATGTGAACGCGGACATGCGTCACCACAGAGTGTGTCTGGTGTTCCAGGACTCTCCCCTCCAGCaggggaggaggaaaggggagCAGGGGGGGACACAGGTGGTGCTGGACCCTGTACACAGCATGAGACTGATGGACTGGTGGCATCCTCAGTACCCTTCATCCCCCTACACCTAG